In Aquimarina sp. TRL1, a single window of DNA contains:
- a CDS encoding GNAT family N-acetyltransferase yields MINEQYFEDFPVLETTRLTLRSLVMTDASEIYSIRSNVKAMQYMDTVLHHTIADTEKFVTLNLKTYQKKEGLFWVLIEKNTDQFIGDFSFWKVNRRNSRAEIGYSLHPDFWGKGYMKEAMKTILHFGFTKLKLHSIEANINPDNNNSRKVLKGIGFQKEAYFREHYYYNGEYLDSEIYSLLENDLIR; encoded by the coding sequence ATGATTAATGAACAATATTTTGAAGACTTTCCGGTTTTGGAAACAACACGATTAACCCTGAGGTCCCTGGTTATGACCGATGCTTCGGAAATATATTCAATTCGATCCAACGTCAAAGCAATGCAGTATATGGATACTGTTTTGCATCATACAATAGCAGACACTGAAAAATTTGTAACTCTTAATTTGAAAACATATCAAAAAAAAGAAGGACTTTTTTGGGTACTGATAGAAAAAAACACAGATCAATTTATAGGGGATTTTTCTTTTTGGAAAGTAAACAGGCGAAATTCGAGGGCAGAAATCGGATATTCTTTGCATCCTGATTTTTGGGGGAAAGGATACATGAAAGAAGCGATGAAAACAATTCTGCATTTTGGGTTTACCAAACTAAAGCTACATAGTATTGAAGCAAATATTAACCCAGACAATAATAATTCCAGAAAAGTATTAAAAGGAATTGGGTTTCAAAAAGAAGCCTATTTTAGAGAACATTATTATTATAATGGCGAATACCTGGATAGCGAGATTTATTCTCTGTTAGAAAACGATCTGATCAGATAA
- a CDS encoding helix-turn-helix domain-containing protein, with translation MKKEGNSEKNKNCPLETAVHTISGKWKIPIIWQIHEGKKRPSEFLRGIEKVDRRVLNQQLSEMVNDGLLKKTSFHELPPRVEYTLTEIGKELVTVLWKLNEWGKLLPAYQELEN, from the coding sequence ATGAAAAAAGAGGGGAATTCAGAGAAAAATAAAAACTGTCCATTAGAAACAGCTGTGCATACGATCAGCGGAAAATGGAAAATACCTATTATCTGGCAGATTCATGAAGGAAAAAAACGCCCCAGTGAATTTCTTAGAGGAATCGAAAAAGTTGATAGAAGAGTGCTCAATCAGCAACTCAGCGAAATGGTTAATGATGGGCTTTTAAAGAAAACATCCTTTCATGAGTTACCTCCCAGAGTAGAGTATACCTTAACGGAAATAGGGAAGGAGTTGGTCACCGTTTTATGGAAATTAAATGAATGGGGAAAGTTACTACCTGCTTATCAGGAGTTAGAAAATTAA
- a CDS encoding DNA alkylation repair protein, with amino-acid sequence MHDDSSHSLKKTLPDAIRNRKGPRKKEDIPKKVLELLNKGIIASVNLTEWLAVNHIELITSNFPSLGIPQQVLNTCLQKLEALKKPSTMNTIRTIGEAIYTYTEATNETDYFIDKLSNHPSDSIRCYTPYIIALYSTLRFEEKLDLARPLIKDPHFGVREVVWMALRPELILHIDIAIPFLSHWAKDQHEYIRRFTTEITRPRGVWCTHITTLKEHPEQGLPILSLLKSDTSIYVQDSVGNWLNDASKSAPDFVLQLCNEWNQTSPTKETKRIIKKALRTLQKK; translated from the coding sequence ATGCACGATGATTCTTCTCATTCTTTAAAAAAAACACTCCCGGATGCCATCCGAAACAGAAAAGGTCCCAGAAAAAAAGAAGATATCCCTAAGAAAGTGCTGGAACTATTGAATAAGGGAATCATAGCATCTGTAAACCTAACCGAATGGCTCGCTGTAAATCACATCGAGCTAATTACTTCTAATTTCCCTAGTTTGGGAATACCGCAACAGGTACTCAATACTTGCCTACAAAAGCTGGAAGCATTAAAAAAGCCTTCTACAATGAATACAATACGTACTATCGGAGAGGCAATATATACTTATACTGAAGCTACTAATGAGACAGATTACTTTATTGATAAGTTATCCAATCATCCTTCGGATAGCATTCGCTGTTATACCCCATATATTATCGCTTTATATTCCACACTGCGTTTTGAAGAGAAGCTGGATCTCGCCAGACCTCTTATCAAAGATCCACATTTTGGAGTTAGAGAAGTCGTATGGATGGCATTACGTCCCGAGTTAATACTTCATATCGATATAGCAATTCCTTTCTTAAGTCATTGGGCAAAGGATCAACATGAGTATATCAGGCGGTTTACAACTGAAATTACGCGTCCCCGAGGTGTTTGGTGTACTCATATTACAACTCTTAAAGAACACCCTGAACAAGGACTTCCTATTCTCTCTCTATTAAAATCTGACACTTCTATTTATGTCCAAGACAGTGTAGGAAACTGGTTAAATGATGCGAGTAAATCTGCTCCTGATTTTGTACTTCAATTATGCAACGAGTGGAACCAAACATCTCCTACTAAAGAAACAAAAAGAATCATAAAAAAAGCTTTACGAACGCTTCAAAAGAAATAA
- a CDS encoding LytTR family DNA-binding domain-containing protein yields the protein MNILIVEDETRIAKRIERMTKDFFKNTSYSLHRVDELQEALEYIKQYPLDLVLLDLNLNGDNGFDILGTAISESFHTVIISAYKDRAIEAFEYGVLDFIPKPFNQHRLEQAFERVLTKEKASNGHMKFLGIKKRGSIQLIPVEEVVFIKGAGTYTEIFLKNGRKELHDKSLEKLEQLLPETFERIHKSYLVKIAEVKEILVKPGSKYEAELKDGTLLPIGRTRYKEIKAKWV from the coding sequence ATGAATATTCTTATAGTAGAAGATGAAACCCGAATTGCTAAAAGAATCGAGCGGATGACTAAAGATTTTTTTAAGAACACTTCTTATTCATTACATCGTGTAGATGAGTTACAGGAAGCTCTGGAGTACATAAAACAATATCCGCTGGATTTAGTTTTATTAGACCTGAATCTCAATGGAGATAATGGTTTCGATATATTAGGTACTGCGATTTCAGAATCGTTCCATACGGTTATTATCTCTGCTTATAAAGATCGAGCAATAGAGGCATTCGAATATGGAGTATTGGATTTTATTCCCAAACCATTTAATCAACATCGGTTAGAGCAGGCATTTGAGAGAGTATTGACCAAAGAAAAAGCCAGTAATGGACACATGAAGTTTTTAGGGATAAAAAAGCGAGGGAGTATTCAGTTAATTCCTGTCGAAGAGGTTGTGTTTATAAAAGGGGCAGGTACATATACTGAGATTTTTTTGAAAAACGGCAGAAAAGAATTACATGATAAATCCCTGGAAAAACTCGAACAATTGTTACCAGAGACTTTTGAAAGAATTCATAAGTCATATTTGGTAAAGATTGCGGAGGTAAAAGAAATTTTGGTAAAACCAGGAAGTAAGTACGAAGCTGAACTTAAAGATGGAACCTTATTACCCATAGGAAGAACCAGGTACAAAGAAATAAAGGCAAAATGGGTATAG
- a CDS encoding histidine kinase, with amino-acid sequence MKANLFRIFFLLMGLFLNMSCTIDNIHERGETRYMIGDQEEWAATHFDDRLWKKEINIEGGEIFWARTVIDIKKAPAPLTTYGMQFNSFGEYEVYWDGQLVGRNGNPGKEAVSEPSGRMWAIFAIPKELTTEGKHVLAIRKSLLYYPKHAYGFKIWLHDFEYLVKFPLINTAFMHIFAGAFLLAALYFFFLYLGNKKEYPVLIFGGSCFLFFALIIMEFIRTYIPIHYSQHHIRLEIIGFLTFFIAILVPLYFTLQFPYPKQKNIFIAYLVVLLIVFWVDHTSYDYTAYQLGICMWVFSLGIVLFGIYRKQKGSFIVLLALLLCWLINSITHYDTSLFAGFGVIVLGMFYILSVKTKDQRVAYEKSLLQSTRLRLALLKKNIQPHFIMNSLTSLMDWVEESPKKGVEFIEALAAEFDLLNQIENKTLIPIHQEIALCKTHLEVMEYRKEITYTWEEEGIQEEEEIPPAILHTLLENGVTHCTPLADNRIGFKLLYEEHNTHICYTFLTIAKVRNPLKKIKEGTGIRYIKARLKESYGTNWHFSSEAVSEGWKNKICINR; translated from the coding sequence ATGAAGGCAAATTTGTTCAGAATCTTTTTCCTTTTGATGGGACTTTTCCTAAACATGTCATGTACGATCGATAATATCCATGAAAGAGGAGAAACACGATATATGATTGGAGATCAGGAAGAGTGGGCTGCTACTCATTTTGATGATCGATTATGGAAGAAAGAGATCAATATAGAAGGAGGAGAAATTTTTTGGGCAAGAACAGTAATCGATATTAAGAAGGCACCTGCTCCTTTGACTACTTATGGGATGCAGTTTAATAGTTTTGGAGAGTATGAGGTGTATTGGGACGGACAGCTAGTTGGTAGAAATGGGAATCCAGGGAAAGAGGCTGTATCAGAACCATCAGGCAGAATGTGGGCGATTTTTGCCATCCCTAAAGAACTTACAACCGAAGGGAAGCATGTATTGGCTATCCGAAAAAGTTTATTGTACTATCCTAAGCATGCTTATGGTTTTAAGATATGGCTTCACGATTTTGAATACCTGGTTAAGTTTCCTTTGATTAATACTGCTTTTATGCACATTTTTGCCGGAGCTTTTTTATTAGCAGCCTTATATTTTTTCTTTCTTTACCTGGGAAACAAAAAAGAATATCCTGTGTTGATTTTTGGAGGTAGCTGTTTCCTGTTTTTTGCATTGATTATAATGGAGTTTATCAGAACCTATATTCCCATACATTATAGCCAGCATCATATTCGATTAGAGATTATAGGGTTTCTAACTTTCTTTATTGCTATATTAGTTCCCTTGTATTTTACCTTACAGTTTCCATATCCCAAACAAAAAAACATTTTTATAGCCTACCTGGTAGTGTTGCTTATCGTATTCTGGGTAGATCATACCAGTTATGACTATACAGCCTATCAACTAGGAATATGTATGTGGGTTTTTTCGCTGGGGATTGTACTATTCGGAATATATAGAAAACAAAAAGGAAGTTTTATTGTACTACTGGCATTGTTGCTATGTTGGTTGATTAATTCAATAACCCATTATGATACCAGTCTTTTTGCAGGTTTTGGGGTTATTGTTTTAGGGATGTTTTATATTTTGTCTGTAAAAACGAAAGATCAACGAGTCGCTTATGAAAAATCACTGTTGCAATCTACCAGACTTCGGTTGGCATTGCTCAAAAAAAATATCCAACCTCATTTTATTATGAACAGTCTTACCTCTTTGATGGATTGGGTAGAAGAATCTCCTAAAAAAGGAGTAGAGTTTATTGAAGCTCTGGCAGCTGAGTTTGATTTACTGAATCAAATAGAAAATAAAACACTTATTCCGATTCATCAAGAGATTGCATTGTGCAAAACACACCTGGAGGTGATGGAATATAGAAAAGAAATCACTTATACCTGGGAAGAAGAAGGGATTCAGGAAGAGGAAGAAATTCCTCCAGCCATATTACATACATTGTTAGAAAATGGAGTTACACATTGTACTCCTTTAGCAGATAATCGAATTGGATTTAAGTTGTTATATGAAGAACACAACACACATATCTGCTATACTTTTCTTACCATAGCCAAAGTGAGAAATCCATTAAAAAAAATAAAAGAGGGAACGGGGATCCGTTATATAAAAGCGCGATTAAAAGAAAGTTACGGCACTAATTGGCATTTCTCTTCAGAAGCAGTATCCGAGGGATGGAAAAATAAAATTTGTATAAACCGATAA
- a CDS encoding TonB-dependent receptor: protein MNRIIMFLLFLWGFQATLAAQQVKTGEISGTVIEQATGTPLPFASVVIKNQQQKIIEGVITNEQGIYIIPDIPIGTYFMEVSYNGFTTYTATVELPKHQKFPVIALVQNTTQLDEVVITGETSEVSLKLDKKVFTVGKDVLSQSGSVTDVLDNVPSVTVDPGGAINLRGNANVTILINGRRSGLTSSQALEQIPSDNVARIEVITAPSSRYDASGTAGIINIILKKNTKNGFTGQVRLRGGIPQDFRISGSLNYKTDKINFFSTIGVRSTDYIGVYSRFQQTSDDNGTVTLNQRQDENRHDGGKHLYLGFDYFINPTNTFTTAFQRNQIEDTDATTFIYDYSSDTAAIVDSTLVSKGNSKENRSYNQLEMNYTKSFKKEGQKLTVDLQYDFWDSTKKWNVITEKEFPDTIDIINFRTTDSDKNNDIVIQSDYITPIGASSKLEIGAKFENRHVRDGFLAEEFKDDTYQLIDNLDNSLTYDERITGGYVQYSTTLKAFHILTGLRIEDTHIGIKDDLGNFNATNTYTNFFPSITLGYTLNEQTRLGSSYSKRINRPRLFSLNPFSTLEDFNTRFYGNPTLQPSYTDIIEISAVRKSAKLTLSPSLYYSHTTDNTFWYTSQNPSGIFETRIINLTSEDRYGAELSLSYSPLKWLSLSGDMNAYHFTTKGRINDQDLTASNMTWYTNISSRFKIPGRITLQSRFHYRGRIENAQSTVKPMAYINMGASKKMFKNRAVLLFNVTNVFDSRKYKEETRGTDFFVNQIASRNAARWSLSFVYKFNGNSEYKNRRAKRSNRN from the coding sequence ATGAATCGAATCATTATGTTCTTGTTATTCTTATGGGGATTTCAAGCAACCTTAGCTGCACAACAAGTCAAAACCGGAGAAATTAGTGGAACGGTAATTGAACAGGCAACAGGAACTCCTCTTCCATTTGCCTCAGTCGTTATAAAAAATCAACAACAGAAAATAATAGAGGGGGTGATTACGAATGAACAGGGTATTTATATCATTCCTGATATTCCTATCGGAACCTATTTTATGGAAGTTTCTTATAATGGGTTTACAACGTATACAGCAACCGTCGAACTTCCAAAACATCAGAAATTCCCTGTTATTGCTTTGGTACAGAATACCACCCAATTAGATGAGGTGGTAATTACCGGAGAAACTTCTGAGGTATCCTTAAAATTAGATAAGAAAGTATTTACTGTCGGAAAGGATGTTTTATCTCAAAGTGGTTCTGTAACGGATGTATTGGATAATGTCCCTTCTGTTACAGTAGATCCTGGTGGAGCTATTAATCTAAGGGGAAATGCCAATGTTACAATCCTGATTAACGGGCGTCGTTCTGGACTTACGTCTTCTCAGGCTTTAGAACAAATTCCTTCTGACAATGTTGCCAGAATAGAAGTTATTACAGCTCCTTCTTCTAGATATGATGCATCAGGTACTGCCGGAATTATCAATATTATCCTGAAAAAGAACACAAAAAATGGATTTACAGGACAAGTCCGGCTTCGCGGAGGAATTCCTCAGGATTTTAGAATCTCAGGAAGTCTTAATTACAAAACTGATAAGATCAATTTTTTTAGTACTATCGGAGTGCGATCTACGGATTATATTGGAGTCTATTCCAGGTTTCAGCAAACTTCGGATGACAATGGTACAGTAACACTGAATCAGCGACAAGATGAGAATCGTCATGATGGAGGAAAACATCTATATCTTGGGTTTGATTATTTTATTAATCCAACCAATACGTTTACCACCGCTTTTCAAAGAAATCAAATCGAAGATACCGATGCGACTACTTTTATATATGACTATAGTAGTGATACAGCTGCAATCGTTGATAGTACCCTTGTATCAAAGGGAAATTCTAAAGAAAATAGATCTTATAACCAATTAGAAATGAATTACACCAAATCATTCAAAAAAGAAGGGCAAAAACTAACTGTAGATCTTCAGTATGATTTTTGGGATAGTACAAAAAAATGGAATGTTATCACCGAAAAAGAATTTCCAGATACTATAGACATCATTAATTTCAGAACAACTGACTCCGATAAAAATAATGATATTGTTATACAATCCGATTACATAACCCCCATAGGAGCTTCTTCTAAACTGGAAATAGGTGCTAAATTCGAGAACAGACATGTACGGGATGGATTTCTCGCAGAGGAATTCAAAGATGATACATATCAGCTAATTGACAATCTTGATAATTCTCTAACCTATGATGAGCGTATTACTGGAGGATATGTACAATATAGCACGACCTTGAAAGCTTTTCATATACTAACCGGATTACGAATAGAAGATACACATATCGGAATCAAGGATGATCTGGGGAATTTTAATGCAACAAATACGTATACCAACTTTTTCCCAAGTATTACCTTAGGTTATACGCTTAATGAACAAACACGTTTGGGGAGTAGTTATAGTAAACGAATTAACAGACCGCGTCTTTTTTCTTTAAACCCTTTTTCTACACTGGAAGATTTTAATACTCGTTTTTATGGAAACCCAACCCTACAACCTTCTTATACAGACATAATAGAAATATCTGCTGTTCGAAAGAGTGCAAAACTGACACTCTCTCCCAGTCTTTATTATTCACATACAACGGATAATACTTTTTGGTATACTTCACAAAACCCTTCTGGTATTTTTGAAACACGAATTATCAACCTGACTTCTGAAGATCGCTACGGGGCGGAACTGTCTCTGTCTTACTCACCCCTAAAATGGCTTTCTTTATCCGGGGATATGAATGCCTATCATTTTACAACCAAAGGTAGGATCAATGATCAAGACTTAACAGCTTCAAATATGACCTGGTACACCAATATCAGTAGTCGATTCAAAATTCCTGGACGTATTACATTACAAAGTAGATTTCATTACAGAGGTCGCATAGAAAATGCTCAATCTACAGTAAAACCTATGGCATATATCAATATGGGAGCAAGTAAAAAAATGTTTAAAAACCGAGCCGTACTACTTTTTAATGTGACAAATGTATTTGACAGCAGAAAGTATAAAGAAGAAACCAGAGGTACTGATTTCTTTGTCAATCAAATAGCTAGTCGTAATGCTGCCAGATGGTCACTGAGTTTCGTCTATAAGTTTAATGGAAATAGCGAATATAAAAACAGAAGGGCCAAACGAAGTAACAGAAACTAA
- a CDS encoding S41 family peptidase, whose protein sequence is MNNKLSVIMGCLLLLFVISCQEKKKEKEQEASLDGIWESIGYGRLAHIKKDHITLYETSAISCYPIMEEEITGLGDELRIKDDTLELKDGINIYQFVRRDEFPQQCVAMDETKKQDALYNFEVLASIFKEHYAYFEMRNIKWDSLYTQTKSKITTQTSAPELFMIMEEMLDQFNDGHIDIEAPEEIEDQADSLREPSQPVDTSITRYSDFSAAKLVGDYYLKDKELTRNSRVMRWGKLNDSLGYLQINLMMGHVYFPKLDSVQGEDYWNAYFEAFEEMSSAAHTKKEVAGINKTLDQVFSDLNTADALVLDVRFNGGGKDEVALSIMKRFNQKRQHVFTKKAKHKQAYTKPNKIYLEAAEQAYLKPVYLLTSGQSASATEIMVLSSLNLPHVTRIGTNTEGIFSDVLDKILPNGWEIGLSNEVYLDTKENNYEGKGIPPHIDLKYPRETQAFFKSIIDAMSDDEIKINKAITDVREGKVSKHVVGR, encoded by the coding sequence ATGAACAATAAATTATCAGTTATAATGGGGTGCCTTCTTTTGCTATTTGTTATTTCTTGTCAAGAGAAGAAGAAAGAGAAAGAACAGGAAGCATCATTAGATGGTATATGGGAATCGATTGGATATGGTCGCTTAGCCCACATCAAAAAAGATCATATAACCCTTTATGAAACAAGTGCGATTTCATGCTATCCGATTATGGAAGAGGAAATTACGGGATTAGGAGATGAGTTACGAATCAAAGATGATACATTGGAACTCAAAGATGGGATTAATATATATCAGTTTGTAAGAAGAGATGAATTTCCTCAACAGTGTGTTGCCATGGATGAAACCAAAAAACAAGATGCACTTTATAATTTCGAAGTATTAGCTAGTATTTTCAAAGAACATTATGCGTATTTTGAAATGAGAAATATCAAATGGGACAGCCTATATACACAAACTAAAAGTAAGATAACAACACAAACTTCCGCTCCTGAATTATTTATGATTATGGAAGAGATGCTGGATCAGTTTAATGACGGACATATAGATATCGAAGCACCTGAGGAAATAGAAGATCAAGCAGATAGTTTACGTGAGCCATCTCAGCCTGTAGATACATCAATAACGAGATACAGTGATTTTTCGGCAGCAAAATTAGTGGGAGATTATTACCTGAAAGACAAAGAACTAACCAGAAATAGCCGGGTAATGAGATGGGGAAAGCTCAATGATTCATTAGGCTATCTACAGATAAACTTAATGATGGGACATGTTTATTTTCCAAAATTAGACAGTGTACAGGGAGAAGACTATTGGAATGCCTATTTTGAAGCTTTTGAAGAAATGTCTTCGGCAGCACATACAAAAAAAGAAGTAGCAGGGATTAACAAAACATTAGATCAGGTGTTTTCAGATCTCAATACTGCGGATGCATTAGTATTGGATGTTCGTTTTAATGGAGGAGGAAAAGATGAAGTCGCATTAAGTATTATGAAACGTTTTAATCAGAAGCGACAACATGTTTTTACTAAAAAAGCAAAACATAAACAGGCATATACTAAACCGAATAAAATTTATCTAGAAGCTGCCGAGCAAGCATATCTAAAACCGGTTTACTTATTAACTTCGGGACAATCTGCCAGTGCTACAGAAATTATGGTATTAAGTTCACTAAACTTGCCTCATGTTACGAGAATAGGAACGAATACAGAAGGAATTTTTTCGGATGTATTAGATAAAATACTGCCTAATGGATGGGAGATAGGATTGTCTAATGAGGTGTATCTGGATACCAAAGAGAATAATTACGAAGGAAAGGGAATCCCTCCTCATATTGATTTAAAGTATCCCAGAGAAACACAGGCATTTTTCAAGAGTATTATCGATGCGATGTCCGATGATGAAATAAAAATAAACAAAGCGATAACTGATGTAAGGGAAGGGAAAGTATCCAAGCATGTTGTAGGGAGATAA
- a CDS encoding VOC family protein: MKLGAFSISLNVKDIQVSKTFYEKLGFSVFAGSIEKHYLIMKNEKALVGLFQGMFEKNILTFNPGWDENATPLQDFEDVRTIQQRLIAYGISPETKADENTTGPASLVLIDPDGNPILIDQHV, translated from the coding sequence ATGAAATTAGGCGCTTTTTCAATAAGTCTGAATGTAAAAGATATTCAGGTCTCCAAAACGTTTTATGAAAAATTAGGGTTTTCAGTTTTTGCTGGATCCATAGAAAAACACTATCTCATCATGAAAAATGAGAAAGCATTAGTAGGGTTGTTTCAGGGAATGTTCGAAAAAAATATCCTGACATTTAACCCTGGTTGGGATGAAAATGCCACTCCATTACAGGACTTTGAGGATGTAAGAACTATTCAGCAACGTTTAATTGCTTATGGGATATCACCAGAAACCAAAGCAGATGAAAATACTACCGGACCTGCCAGTTTAGTCTTGATTGACCCTGATGGAAATCCTATACTCATCGATCAACACGTATAA
- a CDS encoding Lrp/AsnC family transcriptional regulator: MEALDTFDIEILKIIQKNNTTIQKEIGEKVHLSAAAVQRRIKKMTAAGVIQSNIAVIDPLKVGLAVTLFVIVTLEHERLELVDEAKEKFKNCPEVQQCYYVTGKGDFVLTIVVPTMGDYERLTRELFFANNNVKRFETYVTLERVKTGLDITL; this comes from the coding sequence ATGGAAGCACTGGATACGTTTGATATAGAAATTTTAAAAATTATACAAAAGAATAACACAACTATACAGAAAGAAATAGGAGAAAAAGTACATTTATCTGCAGCTGCTGTACAGAGGAGAATAAAAAAAATGACAGCAGCAGGTGTTATTCAATCGAATATTGCAGTAATTGATCCTCTAAAAGTAGGACTAGCAGTAACATTATTTGTGATTGTCACCTTGGAGCACGAGCGTTTAGAATTGGTAGATGAAGCCAAAGAAAAGTTTAAAAACTGTCCAGAAGTACAGCAATGTTATTATGTAACAGGCAAAGGCGATTTTGTACTAACTATAGTCGTTCCTACCATGGGAGATTATGAACGATTAACTCGTGAATTGTTTTTTGCTAATAATAATGTGAAACGTTTCGAAACCTATGTTACATTAGAACGGGTAAAAACAGGTTTAGATATTACTCTATAA
- a CDS encoding diaminopropionate ammonia-lyase, whose translation MNKKSIKKASFYINTPMNRRTNTDKEITLAAHDAFRFHTTLPNYKATPLIQLPLLAKKYNIGNLYIKDESYRFDLTAFKVLGASYAIHILLEEKPSISTFCTATDGNHGRAVAWAAKLFDKKAVVIVPRDTTPLRIHAIEQEGATVIQVDGTYDYACQFAAHISIENNWELVQDMAWKGYETIPAHIMAGYTTLFREITAELASLSSSIDIVFLQAGVGSFAGAGINYYLDMYGENRPKIIIVEPIEADAILTSLQNGKIKTSNGNSETIMAGLNCGTPSLGAWNLLKNGIDASISIEDYYTEKAIRELYYPTGSDPRIYAGESGAAGLAGFIAIMNDPKLRHLQEILTITSSSSILFINTEGITDYNSFQQIIRKNDGGTPF comes from the coding sequence ATGAATAAAAAATCCATAAAAAAGGCTTCTTTCTATATCAATACACCAATGAATAGACGTACAAACACAGATAAAGAGATCACACTTGCTGCTCACGATGCATTCCGGTTTCATACAACTCTTCCTAATTATAAGGCAACCCCATTAATTCAATTACCTCTATTAGCTAAAAAATACAATATTGGAAATCTGTATATAAAAGACGAATCATATCGTTTTGATTTAACTGCTTTTAAAGTACTTGGAGCTTCTTATGCCATTCATATACTACTCGAAGAAAAACCATCGATTTCTACTTTTTGTACAGCTACAGATGGCAATCATGGACGGGCAGTAGCGTGGGCGGCTAAATTATTTGATAAAAAAGCCGTAGTCATTGTTCCCAGAGATACGACTCCCCTACGTATACATGCGATTGAGCAAGAAGGAGCTACCGTAATACAAGTGGATGGAACATATGATTATGCATGTCAATTTGCAGCACATATCAGTATCGAAAACAATTGGGAATTAGTACAAGATATGGCATGGAAAGGATACGAAACAATTCCTGCTCATATCATGGCTGGATATACGACTCTTTTTCGTGAAATAACCGCCGAATTAGCTTCTCTCTCTTCTTCCATAGATATCGTTTTCTTACAGGCAGGTGTGGGTAGCTTTGCCGGAGCCGGAATTAATTATTACTTAGATATGTATGGAGAAAATCGCCCAAAAATTATTATTGTAGAACCTATAGAAGCTGATGCAATTCTCACTTCACTACAAAATGGAAAAATCAAAACCTCTAATGGTAATAGTGAAACTATTATGGCAGGACTCAATTGTGGTACGCCTTCATTAGGTGCCTGGAATCTATTAAAAAACGGGATCGATGCTTCTATATCTATTGAAGATTATTATACTGAAAAAGCTATAAGAGAGCTATATTACCCAACAGGATCGGACCCTAGGATTTATGCTGGAGAATCTGGTGCAGCAGGTCTTGCTGGTTTTATTGCTATAATGAATGATCCTAAGCTACGTCACCTACAAGAGATACTTACTATCACCTCTTCATCATCTATCCTTTTTATTAATACAGAAGGAATAACTGATTACAATTCATTCCAGCAAATAATTCGTAAAAATGATGGGGGTACACCTTTCTAA
- a CDS encoding LysE family translocator, with protein MEAIQNFNLFIIMTLIFMITPGIDTIFILNKSISKGRKAGYFATFGINIGALLHTLLASLGLSILISQSDVLFLFIKYAGALYLSYIGINNLLAKNKLPLKKSKKINANDKHFISGVMTNLLNPKVALFFMAFFPQFITKNEIDSPITFIILGVIYILISTLWYLLLTIIAAWISVKLQQNTSFYNYLNKISGITYIIMGLKIVLMKK; from the coding sequence ATGGAAGCTATTCAAAACTTTAACTTATTTATAATCATGACCTTAATTTTCATGATTACTCCTGGAATTGATACTATATTTATACTAAATAAGTCCATCTCTAAGGGTAGAAAAGCCGGTTATTTTGCTACTTTCGGAATTAATATTGGGGCATTATTACATACGCTTCTAGCCAGCCTAGGTCTTTCTATACTTATTTCACAATCTGATGTTCTATTTCTTTTTATAAAATATGCTGGTGCATTATACCTATCTTATATAGGAATCAATAATCTCCTAGCAAAGAACAAACTACCTTTAAAAAAAAGTAAAAAAATAAACGCCAATGACAAACACTTTATTTCTGGAGTTATGACAAATCTATTAAACCCAAAAGTCGCTTTATTTTTTATGGCTTTTTTTCCTCAATTTATTACTAAAAATGAAATCGACTCTCCTATCACATTTATCATTTTAGGTGTAATTTATATATTAATTAGTACGCTTTGGTATTTACTTTTAACAATTATAGCAGCATGGATCTCTGTTAAATTACAACAGAACACATCGTTTTATAATTATTTAAATAAAATATCTGGTATTACATATATTATTATGGGACTAAAAATTGTTTTGATGAAGAAATAA